In a genomic window of Acidimicrobiia bacterium:
- a CDS encoding ABC transporter substrate-binding protein: protein MVVRRAVLVAALVLALAAMGLASGTAGAAGGGGGGAQFPGPKPGKASTPCTNDPGISDTQIKVGGILPQSGPSAPSFADSENGMRARFDLANATNELGRRKISFTAEDDAGDPARNVTAAQKLVEQDNVFGIVENSLSADASARYLHQKGIPVAGWHLGLASFGTYPNMFGWRNSFPPDAGKNTFTTLNVDFLNTRAVTKVALVGANTANSSTFVDQIDRAIKLAGQGIKVVYKTTSVTVDQRDFTAEAQRIKDSGADAVATGMDFLQDTALSAALNQDNYKVKVILFPAAEDSRILHLPGIEGAYFGTEVIPFELNPPAYLTYKAQMQKEGKFFEGEVPYIGWLSADTFIEGLKAAGVSCPTRKGFIKNLRAEKNWTAHGAFNPVDFAKAFGKPLYCVYFVQVQNATFIPQFGGKPFCASRAINGNKVTKLTPAQIANG from the coding sequence ATGGTCGTTCGACGTGCCGTGCTGGTGGCGGCGCTCGTGCTCGCCCTGGCGGCGATGGGCCTCGCCAGCGGGACCGCTGGCGCCGCCGGTGGTGGCGGCGGCGGCGCGCAGTTCCCGGGCCCGAAGCCGGGCAAGGCGTCGACCCCGTGCACGAACGACCCGGGGATCAGCGACACCCAGATCAAGGTCGGCGGCATCCTGCCCCAGAGCGGACCGAGCGCGCCGTCCTTCGCCGACTCCGAGAACGGCATGCGGGCCCGCTTCGACCTCGCGAACGCGACGAACGAGCTCGGCCGGCGCAAGATCAGCTTCACGGCCGAGGACGACGCCGGCGACCCCGCCCGCAACGTGACCGCGGCCCAGAAGCTCGTCGAGCAGGACAACGTCTTCGGGATCGTCGAGAACAGCCTCTCCGCGGACGCCAGCGCCCGGTACCTGCACCAGAAGGGGATCCCCGTCGCCGGCTGGCACCTCGGGCTCGCCTCGTTCGGGACCTACCCGAACATGTTCGGGTGGCGGAACAGCTTCCCGCCCGACGCCGGCAAGAACACGTTCACGACGCTGAACGTCGACTTCCTGAACACGAGAGCCGTGACGAAGGTCGCGCTGGTCGGCGCGAACACCGCGAACAGCTCCACGTTCGTCGACCAGATCGACCGGGCCATCAAGCTCGCGGGCCAGGGCATCAAGGTCGTCTACAAGACGACCAGCGTGACCGTCGATCAGCGCGACTTCACGGCGGAAGCGCAGCGGATCAAGGACTCCGGCGCCGACGCCGTCGCCACCGGGATGGACTTCCTCCAGGACACCGCCCTGTCGGCGGCGCTGAACCAAGACAACTACAAGGTGAAGGTCATCCTTTTCCCCGCCGCTGAGGACTCCCGGATCCTGCACCTGCCCGGCATCGAGGGCGCGTACTTCGGGACCGAGGTGATCCCGTTCGAGCTGAACCCGCCGGCGTACCTGACCTACAAGGCCCAGATGCAGAAGGAGGGCAAGTTCTTCGAGGGCGAGGTCCCCTACATCGGCTGGCTCTCGGCCGACACGTTCATCGAGGGCCTGAAGGCGGCGGGTGTGAGCTGCCCGACCCGCAAGGGCTTCATCAAGAACCTGCGCGCCGAGAAGAACTGGACCGCCCACGGCGCCTTCAATCCCGTCGACTTCGCCAAGGCCTTCGGGAAGCCGCTGTACTGCGTGTACTTCGTCCAGGTGCAGAACGCCACCTTCATCCCGCAGTTCGGGGGCAAGCCGTTCTGTGCCTCCCGGGCGATCAACGGCAACAAGGTGACGAAGCTGACGCCGGCACAGATCGCGAACGGCTGA